In Candidatus Dormiibacterota bacterium, the genomic window CTCCAGGCCCGTGGCCGGGTCACGGCCACGGACCTCGCCGAACGCCTCGAGGTGTCACCGCGGACGGTCCACCGCGACCTCGAGGCGCTCTCCGCGGCCGGGGTGCCGGTCTACGCGCAGCGCGGCCGCGGCGGGGGATGGCAGCTGATCGAGGGCTACCGCACCGACCTCACCGGGCTCACCGAGGAGGAGGCACGCGCCCTCTTCCTGGTCGCCGGCCCGGCCGCCGCCAGCGGGGTCGACGTCGCCCCCGCCGCCCACTC contains:
- a CDS encoding HTH domain-containing protein; this translates as MRADRLVSILMLLQARGRVTATDLAERLEVSPRTVHRDLEALSAAGVPVYAQRGRGGGWQLIEGYRTDLTGLTEEEARALFLVAGPAAASGVDVAPAAHS